One Papaver somniferum cultivar HN1 chromosome 10, ASM357369v1, whole genome shotgun sequence genomic window carries:
- the LOC113317230 gene encoding protein hook-like, with protein sequence MESSTKIKLEKIKIEKSGTKKNMRKIEREKYEIKIEVLNDLVMKQESETEYIDQLRREIRCLMRANTNAESGTKIWKKKYRDMELESKVKMLREAVNYEKELEAFRLRNGELSALVEEKRMECVGLEEKLNGLSSMKDVVDNELKGVQIECSELKKLVTELEDGHRVMCEREKKQQEQILYLSNVKDKCEQLERKNRELELEKNRLEEELKKKNGELDEEKRRKCVGLEETLNELSLMKDVAERKNVELELEKNKIEKELNDTLQCAMP encoded by the coding sequence AtggagagtagtactaagatcaAGTTGGAAAAAATCAAGATAGAAAAGAGTGGTACAAAGAAAAACATGAGAAAGATTGAAAGAGAAAAGTATGAAATCAAGATTGAAGTACTTAATGATCTAGTAATGAAACAAGAGAGTGAGACAGAGTACATAGATCAGCTTAGAAGAGAGATTCGATGTTTGATGCGAGCTAATACAAATGCTGAGTCTGGAACTAAGATATGGAAAAAGAAATATAGAGACATGGAATTAGAAAGCAAAGTTAAGATGTTGAGAGAAGCAGTCAATTATGAGAAAGAACTAGAAGCTTTTAGATTGAGAAATGGTGAGTTGTCGGCATTAGTTGAAGAGAAGAGAATGGAATGTGTTGGTCTTGAGGAGAAATTGAATGGGTTAAGCTCGATGAAAGATGTCGTGGATAACGAATTGAAAGGTGTTCAAATCGAGTGTAGCGAGCTTAAGAAGCTGGTTACTGAATTAGAAGATGGACATAGGGTTATGTGTGaaagggagaagaagcagcaAGAACAGATTTTGTACTTGTCAAATGTGAAAGACAAGTGTGAGCAACTGGAGAGAAAGAATAGGGAATTGGAGCTTGAGAAGAATAGACTAGAGGAGGAgcttaaaaagaaaaatgggGAATTGGATGAGGAGAAGAGAAGGAAGTGTGTTGGACTTGAGGAGACATTAAATGAATTGAGCTTGATGAAAGATGTCGCCGAGAGGAAGAATGTGGAATTGGAGCTTGAGAAGAATAAAATAGAGAAGGAACTTAATGATACATTGCAATGTGCAATGCCCTGA
- the LOC113319038 gene encoding uncharacterized protein LOC113319038, producing MAMHAGIGLSRILLIVGAGYTGSIVLGKGRLSDILAELQTMVKGMEKNGDSAVDSDVVAQVRRLAMEVRQIASSRGQITVLNGGSSLGNASSLVVPLASAGALGYAYMWWKGVSFSDLMYVTRSNMASAVSNLQKHLEGVTEALAKTKKHLTQRLQNLDDKLDDQAAMSRSIRDEVSETRGELSNIHNDLSKLESFMCSLDGKLDSLEIKQDMTCMGVQYLCNFVNGKDQGDIKRFTKTLPKPKCAFPGLEASNMMGLKQLTDGLSGGIVASGNTNATQNDTPAKYIKIDRSASATIGV from the exons ATGGCGATGCACGCAGGAATAGGGCTTTCAAGGATCTTGCTCATAGTTGGAGCAG GATATACTGGTTCAATCGTGCTGGGGAAAGGTCGATTATCTGATATATTGGCCGAGTTACag ACGATGGTGAAGGGAATGGAAAAGAATGGAGATTCAGCGGTAGATTCTGATGTGGTTGCTCAA GTGCGTCGCCTTGCAATGGAGGTCCGACAGATAGCCTCATCGCGCGGCCAGATAACTGTTCTTAATGGAGGTTCTTCTCTCG GAAATGCGTCATCTCTTGTGGTGCCACTAGCATCCGCCGGGGCATTGGGCTATGCATACATGTGGTGGAAG GGTGTATCTTTCTCAGACCTCATGTATGTTACTAGGAGTAACATGGCATCTGCTGTTTCAAATTTGCAAAAGCATCTTGAGGGTGTAACTGAAGCTCTTGCT AAAACTAAGAAGCATCTGACACAGAGGCTACAGAATTTAGATGATAAGTTGGATGATCAAGCGGCGATGTCAAGATCTATCCGGGATGAG GTTTCTGAAACTCGTGGGGAGCTCTCCAATATTCACAATGATTTGAGTAAGCTAGAATCGTTTATGTGCAGTCTG GATGGGAAGTTGGATTCTTTGGAGATAAAGCAG GACATGACATGCATGGGTGTGCAGTACCTCTGCAATTTTGTGAATGGAAAAGACCAAGGGGATATAAAGCGCTTTACGAAG ACATTGCCTAAACCTAAATGTGCTTTCCCTGGATTAGAGGCCTctaatatgatg GGGCTTAAGCAACTTACAGATGGCTTGTCTGGAGGTATTGTCGCATCAGGGAACACCAATGCTACACAAAATGACACTCCTGCTAAATACATAAAaattgacag GTCTGCTAGTGCTACCATTGGAGTTTAA